The nucleotide sequence GCCCTGCTCTGCCGCCGTGGGGTCGGCCTGCTGCGGGAGTTCTGCGCCGAGAAGGGCCTGGGCTACCAGGAGATCGGCAAGGTGCTGGTCGCCCTCGACGCCGCCGAGCGGTCCCGGCTGGACGCCATCGCCGAGCGGGCCCGCGCCAACGGCGTCCCCGGCATCCGAATCATCGACCGGGCCGAGCTGCACGAGCTCGAGCCGCACGTCACCGGGATCGCTGGCCTGCACTCCCCCACCACCGCGATCGTCGACTACGCCGGGATCACCCGGGCGCTGGCCGGCGACGCCGAGGCGTCCGGGGCCACGATCCGCACCGGGTTCGCCGTCTCCGGGCTGCGGCACACCACCGGCGGGCCGGCCGAGGAGGTCGTCGTGCAGGGGGCCACCGGCGAGGAGCTCGTCGTCGACCAGGTGGTGCTCTGCGCCGGCCTGCAGGTCGACCGGCTGGCCGAGCTCGCCGGCGACGTCCCGGCCCCCCGCATCGTGCCCTTCCGCGGTGAGTACTTCGCCCTGGTCCCGGAGAAGCGAGCCCTGGTCAACGGCCTCGTGTACCCGGTCCCCGACCCGCGCTACCCGTTCCTCGGCGTGCACCTGACTCCGCGGTTCGACGGCGAGGTGCTCGTCGGACCGAACGCCGTGCTGGCCCTGGCGCGGGAGGGCTACCGCAAGCGCGACGTCAGCCCCCGGGAGCTGGCCGAGATCGTCCGCTACGCCGGCTTCCGGAGATTCGCCGCCCAGCACTGGAGGACCGGCATCGCCGAGATGCGCGGGTCGCTGAGCAAGCGCACCTTCACCGCCGCCGCCCAGCGCTACGTCCCCGAGCTCACCGTCGCCGACCTGGTCCCCGCCACGGCCGGGA is from Blastococcus sp. HT6-4 and encodes:
- the lhgO gene encoding L-2-hydroxyglutarate oxidase, giving the protein MTASRFAVVGGGIIGAAVARRLLQLRPDARVTLLEKEDRLAAHQTGRNSGVVHAGLYYEPGSLKALLCRRGVGLLREFCAEKGLGYQEIGKVLVALDAAERSRLDAIAERARANGVPGIRIIDRAELHELEPHVTGIAGLHSPTTAIVDYAGITRALAGDAEASGATIRTGFAVSGLRHTTGGPAEEVVVQGATGEELVVDQVVLCAGLQVDRLAELAGDVPAPRIVPFRGEYFALVPEKRALVNGLVYPVPDPRYPFLGVHLTPRFDGEVLVGPNAVLALAREGYRKRDVSPRELAEIVRYAGFRRFAAQHWRTGIAEMRGSLSKRTFTAAAQRYVPELTVADLVPATAGIRAQALGSDGSLVDDFRITRTGAVVAVRNAPSPAATSSLAIAERIVDDLLDRGREP